In Trichoderma asperellum chromosome 1, complete sequence, a single window of DNA contains:
- the LSM7 gene encoding Sm-like protein lsm7: protein MSDRPFHRGGRGGGDRGGGSGGHRGGRGGGRGGGAGGGASGAGGAQTERPKKENILDLAKYMDKAIIVKFNGGREVRGTLKGYDALMNLVLDEVQETLRDDQGNETTRSLGLVVVRGTLLVLISPADGSEEIPNPFGAPADE, encoded by the exons ATGTCCGATAGACCTTTCCACAGAGGCGGCCGCGGTGGCGGtgaccgaggaggaggcagcgGCGGCCACCGAGGCGGACGTGGAGGCGGTcgaggcggaggagctggcggtggtgcaTCTGGAGCCGGCGGTGCTCAGACGGAGAGGCCCAAGAAGGAGAACATCCTGGACCTGGCCAAGTACATGGACAaggccatcatcgtcaaGTTCAACGGCGGCCGAGAAG TCCGCGGCACGCTCAAGGGCTATGATGCGCTCATGAACCTCGTCCTCGACGAAGTCCAAGAAACCCTCCGAG ATGACCAAGGCAACGAGACAACGCGATCACTGggccttgtcgtcgtccGCGGGACGCTTCTAGTCCTCATCAGCCCGGCGGATGGCAGCGAAGAAATCCCAAACCCTTTTGGTGCCCCAGCAGACGAGTAA
- a CDS encoding uncharacterized protein (BUSCO:EOG092D1I2I) has protein sequence MTAPRYQTAELRRQVGSPRPRPRENKDTLCRNILIYGHCRYEDQGCAFMHDQTKGNSSQASSSQQDNGGTKKTLNVESPSFTPSILQPVQKKPTFSSQAVTAPSFTPRGLGAATPSTIPDTEAPAFNPASIREFTPSFDLSSTTAATNGTSHDGGALSYDPFGLPNQSMVTTPYNPYAEDHGAMSSAASTYFAAQNAYAAPSQPLQYHLYAPVGPYREDVMPYNRLSHDFFISETMREDMQKQSEATWQVMPGSQLPHLDNYHSLVALDTTHRKNAGIFGYPSWVYKATSSKDGKIYCLRRLEGFRLTNEHAIRSVKEWRRINNCHVVSIHDAFTTRAFGDSSLIIVQDYHPLSKTLAETHLVPSVAHGSNRLQPKPPITEAVLWGYITQIASALKAIHGNNLSARCLDVSKIILTDKNRIRLTACSIIDVTQYDVKRPMQELQQEDFLHFGRTLLCLATNTLPMQMTNMNAAMEQMSRSYSTEMKDTIAWLLTPAQPPAQQKTIDEFIQGIATHITTTMDQQGHYHDAIRSELFRELENSRLLRLMMKLGTINERPEYDNDRAWSEIGERYMLKLFRDYVFHQVDNNGNPVIDPGHMIRCLNKLDAGSEENICLTSRDEQTSIIVSYKEVKKQVLSAFGDLLKGSSKTGRSF, from the exons ATGACGGCGCCACGATATCAAACCGCCGAGCTGCGACGCCAGGTTGGCTCGCCAAGGCCCAGGCCTCGAG AAAACAAGGACACGCTCTGCAGAAATATCTTGATATACGGTCACTGCCGCTACGAAGACCAGGGCTGTGCTTTTATGCATGATCAGACCAAAGGGAACTCCTCCCAGGCGAGCTCGTCTCAACAAGACAACGGCGG CACTAAGAAGACTCTGAATGTCGAATCACCGTCTTTTACACCCTCGATCCTACAACCTGTACAGAAAAAACCAACCTTTTCATCACAAGCGGTGACTGCGCCGTCTTTCACTCCGCGTGGTCTAGGAG CCGCCACACCATCTACCATACCCGATACCGAAGCACCAGCTTTTAACCCAGCTTCTATACGCGAATTTACACCCAGTTTTGATCTCAGCTCTACT ACTGCTGCAACAAACGGAACTTCACACGATGGAGGAGCTCTCTCATACGACCCATTTGGGCTGCCGAATCAAAGCATGGTCACCACGCCATATAACCCCTATGCTGAGGACCATGGCGCCATGTCCAGCGCCGCGTCTACATATTTTGCGGCTCAGAACGCTTATGCGGCGCCATCACAGCCTTTACAGTATCATCTCTACGCTCCTGTCGGGCCATATCGAGAAGACGTAATGCCATACAACCGTCTTTCTCACGACTTTTTCATATCCGAGACGATGAGGGAGGATATGCAGAAGCAATCCGAGGCAACGTGGCAAGTGATGCCCGGTTCCCAACTGCCGCATTTGGATAACTACCACTCGCTGGTGGCCTTGGATACGACTCATCGCAAAAATGCCGGCATATTTGGCTATCCAAGCTGGGTGTACAAAGCCACGTCGTCCAAGGATGGAAAGATTTACTGCCTCCGGAGATTGGAAGGCTTTAGGCTGACCAACGAGCATGCCATTCGGTCCGTCAAGGAGTGGAGGCGGATCAACAACTGCCACGTGGTCAGCATTCACGACGCATTCACCACCAGAGCTTTTGGAGACAGCTCCCTGATCATTGTGCAAGACTATCACCCGCTTTCCAAAACACTGGCCGAGACGCACCTCGTGCCAAGTGTGGCGCACGGGTCGAACCGCCTTCAGCCCAAGCCGCCCATAACCGAGGCGGTGCTATGGGGATACATTACGCAGATTGCAAGCGCCCTGAAGGCAATACACGGCAATAACCTGTCTGCGCGCTGCCTTGACGTCAGCAAGATTATCTTGACCGACAAGAATCGAATCCGCCTGACTGCGTGCTCCATAATCGACGTGACCCAATATGATGTGAAACGACCGATGCAAGAACTTCAGCAGGAAGACTTTCTCCATTTCGGCCGCACCTTGCTCTGCCTTGCCACCAATACATTGCCCATGCAGATGACCAACATGAATGCGGCGATGGAACAAATGAGCAGGTCCTACTCTACGGAGATGAAAGATACCATTGCGTGGCTTTTGACACCGGCGCAGCCACCCGCGCAACAGAAGACCATCGATGAGTTTATTCAAGGGATAGCGACTCATATAACCACAACGATGGACCAGCAAGGGCACTATCATGATGCCATCCGCTCCGAGCTATTCCGCGAACTAGAGAATTCAAGGCTCTTGAGACTGATGATGAAGCTCGGCACCATCAATGAGCGGCCAGAGTACGACAATGATAGAGCCTGGTCGGAAATCGGAGAGCGATACATGTTGAAGCTGTTTAGGGACTACGTCTTCCATCAAGTGGATAACAACGGGAACCCGGTTATAGACCCGGGACACATGATACGCTGCCTCAACAAACTTGACGCTGGCTCGGAGGAGAATATTTGCCTGACTAGCAGAGACGAGCAGACTAGCATTATTGTTAGCTACAAGGAGGTGAAGAAGCAAGTACTCAGCGCATTTGGCGACCTCCTAAAGGGCTCTAGTAAGACGGGAAGGTCTTTTTAG
- a CDS encoding uncharacterized protein (EggNog:ENOG41): protein MKSMKGLSMNKMLGSIRKKTVGSDRSTATTPGATPEVTAHNSVKAFCESGGSLKNDEVLFLPPIVDAAESSPTAAAESARIIRKYLAKEYSSRPSWQYNAIMLMRILADNPGETFTRNMDAKFVDTARALLKGTKDNNVRQILMDTLEEFERAKFYDTNLTLIISMWQEEKDKAVEKHGSRAPALPVRPTQSLAPDSFSNGQSQNYFSRHHNNNRLPEPAELASRLQEARESAKLLEQLVMNTPAVEILGNELIREFSNRCLSASRSIQGYMVSSNPAPDNDTMESLIDTNEQLQTALSQHQRAMLSARKQLGLNGSENPSPAPEQQSLHGSGGSNGVQGWQPPNAAASSSNSSQPPVSNAFSGNSNGNGNGGGSGSGSSSNKGKGKDSDLYSPPSPSLDPGRGRAPPPDPVSPVENPFSDPPQPSSSNGQLAVPFDGPFQPGFGLKHHQDGSSTHGTTGSGHASESHSTRVINPDYQVSDDEDLYSSAPRSSKEPMYRY, encoded by the exons ATGAAGTCGATGAAGGGCCTTAGCATGAATAAGATGCTGGGGAGCATCAGGAAAAAGACTG TTGGCTCTGATCGTTCCACTGCGACGACTCCAGGAGCTACGCCAGAAGTCACGGCCCACAACAGCGTG AAAGCATTCTGCGAGTCTGGCGGAAGCTTAAAG AATGACGAAGTGCTCTTCCTCCCCCCAATCGTCGATGCGGCCGAATCCTCGcccaccgccgctgccgagAGCGCACGCATAATCCGAAAGTACTTGGCCAAGGAGTACTCCTCGCGGCCGTCATGGCAGTACAACGCCATCATGCTGATGCGGATCCTGGCCGACAACCCTGGAGAGACGTTTACGAGGAACATGGACGCCAAGTTTGTCGACACGGCGAGGGCGCTGCTCAAGGGCACAAAGGACAACAACGTGCGCCAGATTCTGATGGACACGCTGGAGGAGTTTGAGCGCGCCAAGTTTTACGACACGAATCTGACGCTCATCATAAGCATGtggcaagaggagaaggacaaggcaGTTGAGAAGCACGGG AGCCGAGCACCTGCATTGCCTGTGCGTCCCACGCAGTCTTTGGCGCCTGACTCTTTCAGCAACGGACAATCGCAGAATTACTTCTCCAGGcaccacaacaacaaccGGCTGCCAGAGCCCGCCGAGCTGGCCAGCAGGCTGCAAGAGGCGCGCGAGTCTGCAAAACTGCTAGAACAGCTTGTGATGAACACGCCGGCCGTGGAGATCCTTGGCAATGAACTAATCCGAGAGTTTTCAAACCGATGTCTGAGCGCTTCCAGGAGCATCCAGGGCTACATGGTGTCGTCCAACCCCGCGCCTGACAACGACACCATGGAGAGCCTCATTGACACCAatgagcagctgcagaccGCGCTGAGCCAGCACCAGCGTGCCATGCTCAGCGCTCGAAAGCAGCTGGGCCTCAACGGATCCGAAAACCCGTCTCCTGCTCCTGAACAGCAGTCGCTCCACGGCTCAGGCGGCTCCAACGGCGTTCAGGGTTGGCAGCCCCCCAATGctgcggcatcatcatccaactCCAGTCAGCCACCTGTTTCCAATGCGTTTAGCGGCAACAGCaacggcaatggcaatggcggcggcagcggtagtggaagcagcagcaataaaggCAAGGGCAAAGATTCGGATCTCTACAgccctccatctccttcgTTGGACCCGGGCCGTGGCAGGGCGCCGCCGCCTGATCCGGTGTCTCCCGTAGAAAACCCATTCAGCGACCCTCCACAGCCGTCGAGCTCGAACGGTCAGCTTGCAGTCCCCTTTGACGGACCTTTCCAACCAGGCTTCGGGTTGAAACACCACCAAGACGGCTCATCAACACATGGCACTACTGGGTCTGGACACGCTTCTGAGAGCCATTCAACGCGCGTTATAAACCCTGACTACCAGGTTTCGGACGATGAAGACCTTTACTCCTCAGCTCCCAGGAGCAGCAAGGAACCCATGTATCGGTACTAG
- a CDS encoding uncharacterized protein (EggNog:ENOG41) produces METQPAASSVLVRQATSSADLVSVVECFKAYTTWLDEDLTHQNYNAELNGLPGKYASPAGALLLAVDSTTDAVLGCIALRPINLEPMYLESRSEGLRYCELKRLFVYPEARGRRVAKTLLAEAQKRAREEGYDEMLLDTLSKMTAAISLYKSEGFMEVEPYNSSPLQGTLYFARRLQT; encoded by the coding sequence ATGGAAACACAGCCAGCAGCCTCATCTGTGCTTGTTCGCCAAGCAACATCTTCGGCAGACTTGGTCTCTGTAGTCGAGTGCTTCAAAGCCTATACAACCTGGCTAGACGAGGATTTGACGCATCAAAACTACAACGCCGAACTCAACGGGTTGCCTGGGAAATACGCATCGCCGGCCGGCGCTCTCCTCCTTGCTGTGGATTCAACAACAGACGCTGTTCTCGGCTGCATTGCTCTGCGGCCGATAAACCTTGAGCCCATGTACTTAGAGTCGCGCTCCGAAGGCTTGCGCTACTGCGAACTCAAGCGCTTGTTTGTGTACCCAGAAGCCCGCGGCAGACGGGTGGCCAAGACGTTGCTGGCAGAGGCGCAAAAACGGGCTCGAGAAGAGGGATATgacgagatgctgctggatACGCTCTCCAAGATGACGGCTGCCATTAGCCTGTACAAGTCCGAAGGGTTTATGGAGGTAGAGCCGTATAATTCGAGCCCCCTACAAGGCACTCTGTATTTTGCAAGACGGCTGCAGACATAA
- a CDS encoding uncharacterized protein (EggNog:ENOG41~SECRETED:SignalP(1-22)) yields the protein MKGFILRLVFLLVMAISPLVSAIRVPKKLRDGVYEISTRKFVRSKPYYVAHYDMEMYSAVNLTAKDNDDRGPLVSTRHRCSKVAAGHDSFNVTAARAMLSNWCAMYKPRVRSVVVAVQGDEVWYMCTYKRKHRSPALPEIPQSCAREEIDMVSDRFDRWCGQDKIAAVDIDDWTLTYGRTQREVSFCRKQKFRGTWLERKLSGIKGGPGPEEDGSEEEEE from the coding sequence ATGAAGGGATTCATACTGAGGCTCGTCTTTTTACTCGTCATGGCGATTTCTCCTCTGGTATCAGCAATCAGAGTTCCCAAGAAGCTCCGCGACGGCGTCTACGAAATCAGCACCAGGAAGTTCGTGCGCAGCAAACCCTACTACGTCGCCCACTACGACATGGAAATGTACAGCGCCGTCAATCTCACCGCCAAGGACAACGACGACCGAGGCCCCCTCGTCAGCACCCGCCACCGCTGCTCCAAGGTGGCCGCAGGGCACGACTCCTTCAACGTCACGGCCGCGAGGGCCATGCTGAGTAACTGGTGCGCCATGTACAAGCCTCGCGTCCggagcgtcgtcgtcgcggTGCAGGGCGACGAGGTGTGGTACATGTGCACCTACAAGAGGAAGCACCGCTCTCCTGCGCTGCCCGAGATACCGCAGTCGTGTGCCCGCGAGGAGATTGACATGGTGTCGGACCGGTTTGACCGCTGGTGCGGCCAGGATAAGATTGCCGCGGTCGACATTGACGACTGGACCCTCACGTATGGAAGGACGCAGAGGGAGGTGTCGTTCTGCAGGAAGCAGAAGTTTCGGGGCACCTGGCTGGAGAGAAAGCTGAGTGGTATCAAGGGCGGGCCTGGTCCGGAGGAGGATGGttcagaggaggaggaggagtaa
- a CDS encoding uncharacterized protein (BUSCO:EOG092D22TO) — protein MADAADDTGQLSPSQQDALQQYMQLTNQEAKDAIPLLSRSEWNVQIAITKFFDGETADPVAEAMAAQEIPRSAARHENLQESLLMDSERPSRMSRRDKTDAAPRIVPQPPVIHRTPWMIGLLLTPFSWGWRVASTLLRTIGYILAFLPASIRPRAVTSGLATGFRSPSGRRMLMPRDAAARFRREFDEEYEGNGLLFFEGGIAQAHDIAKRDLKFLLVLFMSPEHDDTESFIRNTLLAPEVVEFINDPANDIILWGGNILDSEAYQAAAEYACTKYPFSALVCLTPNEGSTRMGIVKRLVGLMPPSTYLSELQAAMEKYGADLNRVRAERAAQDLARTLRDEQDSAYERSLAIDRERAREKKQAAEAAAAAEKRALAEAEAAAELAEKRRQWKSWRAPQILPEPPASERKVVRVALKMPEGLGGERIVRRFAQDVTVEELYAFVECQDILRGETLEEEKVEKPDGYEHKFEFRIVSTMPRVVYESSTTATMLETIGKSGNLIVEELSDDEDEDDDDDNDM, from the exons ATGGCCGACGCTGCAGACGATACGGGACAGCTGTCACCAAGCCAGCAAGATGCTCTGCAGCAGTACATGCAGCTGACGAACCAAGAGGCAAAGGACGCCATTCCGCTGCTATCGAGGTCAGAATGGAATGTGCAG ATTGCCATCACAAAGTTCTTCGACGGCGAGACGGCCGATCCCGTCGCCGAGGCAATGGCTGCGCAAGAGATCCCACGGTCAGCCGCGCGCCATGAGAATCTCCAAGAGAGTCTGCTGATGGACTCGGAACGACCATCAAGAATGAGCCGGAGAGACAAGACCGACGCCGCCCCCCGAATCGTGCCTCAGCCGCCCGTGATTCACCGGACGCCGTGGATGATTGGCCTTCTGCTCACGCCCTTCAGCTGGGGCTGGCGGGTGGCTTCGACCCTGCTGCGCACGATTGGCTACATCTTGGCGTTCCTACCTGCTTCTATCCGGCCGCGAGCCGTCACCAGCGGCCTAGCTACAGGCTTCAGAAGTCCGAGTGGCCGGCGGATGCTTATGCCGCGGGATGCCGCTGCCAGATTTAGAAGGGAGTTTGACGAAGAGTACGAGGGGAATggacttttgttttttgaaGGCGGCATTGCTCAGGCCCACGACATTGCCAAGAGGGACCTCAAGTTCCTGTTGGTCCTGTTCATGTCTCCAGAGCACGACGACACCGAATCATTCATCAGGAACACTCTTCTAGCTCCAGAGGTTGTCGAGTTTATCAACGACCCAGCCAACGACATAATACTCTGGGGAGGCAACATTCTAGATTCCGAGGCATACCAAGCAGCCGCCGAGTACGCGTGCACAAAGTATCCCTTTTCGGCCCTGGTATGCTTGACGCCAAACGAAGGCAGCACTCGCATGGGCATTGTGAAGCGATTAGTGGGCCTAATGCCCCCTTCGACTTACCTATCCGAGCTGCAAGCCGCCATGGAAAAGTACGGTGCCGACTTGAATAGGGTCCGAGCCGAAAGGGCGGCACAGGATCTAGCCCGTACCCTTCGTGATGAGCAAGATTCAGCGTATGAACGATCACTGGCCATTGATAGAGAACGCGCGCGGGAGAAGAAACAGGCCGCggaagctgctgcggcggcagagaagcgggcgctggcggaggctgaggcggcagctgagctggctgagaaGCGCCGGCAGTGGAAGTCTTGGAGAGCCCCCCAGATTCTGCCTGAGCCTCCTGCCAGTGAGAGAAAAGTCGTCCGGGTTGCGCTCAAGATGCCTGAGGGTTTAGGGGGGGAGAGAATTGTGCGGCGGTTCGCTCAGGATGTCACTGTCGAAGAGCTGTATGCATTCGTCGAGTGCCAGGATATCCTCCGCGGCGAAAcgttggaagaggagaaagtgGAGAAACCAGATGGCTACGAGCACAAGTTCGAGTTCCGGATAGTGTCGACTATGCCCCGTGTGGTGTACGAATCAAGCACGACTGCTACGATGCTAGAAACGATTGGCAAATCTGGCAACCTTATTGTGGAAGAATTAtcagatgacgaggatgaggacgatgacgatgacaacGATATGTAA
- a CDS encoding uncharacterized protein (SECRETED:SignalP(1-18)~EggNog:ENOG41~MEROPS:MER0029657) yields MLTWPLLVAGIVPMLVLAIPTTHNALDPAGFSCGTMPSEEFKEASKSLAREEAIARMLGRRAVHEIQIDVYMHVVAMSEDPKEGNLSDQDVTNQFQVLKTDFEPTGIVFNLKSIDRTINATWANNADLKRMWYYLRNGSYHDLNLWFIPTLKEYGYCTIPATGDSLPYAMQQDGCTIRSDTVPGGRANKYNLGKTVTHEVGHWLGLLHTFQGGCKGPGDYIDDTPAQASPSMGCPEGRDSCPKQPGLDPIHNYMDYSDDTCYREFTPGQVDRMVKVWDVYRAWAAELWK; encoded by the exons ATGTTGACATGGCCTCTTCTTGTAGCCGGCATCGTGCCCATGCTGGTATTAGCAATTCCAACTACACACAATGCATTGGATCCTGCCGGCTTCTCGTGTGGCACGATGCCGAGTGAAGAGTTCAAGGAGGCATCCAAGAGCCTTGCTAGAGAGGAGGCCATTGCCCGAATGCTAGGGCGGAGAGCCGTTCATGAGATACAGATAGatgtatatatgcatgttGTTGCAATGTCAGAGGATCCTAAAGAAGGCAATCTAAGC GATCAAGATGTCACCAACCAATTCCAGGTTCTGAAAACTGACTTTGAGCCGACGGGTATCGTCTTCAATTTAAAAAGCATCGATAGGACTATCAACGCTACGTGGGCCAATAACGCCGATCTTAAGCGTATGTGGTACTATCTTCGCAATGGCAGCTATCACGACCTCAATCTGTGGTTTATTCCTACGTTGAAAGAATACGGGTACTGTACAATCCCCGCTACCGGCGACTCACTACCATATGCGATGCAACAGGATGGATGCACGATACGATCTGATACTGTTCCTGGTGGCAGAGCAAATAAGTATAATCTTGGGAAAACAGTGACACATGAG GTTGGCCATTGGCTGGGCCTCTTGCATACATTTCAAGGTGGATGCAAAGGTCCAGGAGACTACATTGATGATACACCGGCGCAGGCAAGCCCGTCGATGGGATGCCCTGAAGGGAGAGATTCTTGCCCCAAACAACCAGGACTGGATCCCATTCACAATTATATGGATTATTCGGATGA CACGTGCTACAGGGAATTTACCCCTGGCCAGGTAGATCGAATGGTGAAAGTTTGGGACGTATATCGAGCATGGGCCGCTGAACTATGGAAATAG